The Hordeum vulgare subsp. vulgare chromosome 7H, MorexV3_pseudomolecules_assembly, whole genome shotgun sequence DNA window TACGGAGCATCAACTCCtcgtcgtcggagctgccatcagaGTGGATGTCGATGCTGGACATGCTCGTCGACGCTACAGATTGGACGGATTGAGGAAGGGGTGAAGTCGGGGAGCGTAGTGAAATGAGTTAGGATTTGCTTCGGAGGAGTATTTTGGGGGGTCAGGGTGGACAAGCGGTGGGCCGGGCTGACGTGGCGGATGCGCCCAGACTGCCTCATATACGCCTTATATTTGAGTGGATATAAGAGTACATACAATGAGAGTAACATAGATAGTAACATACATGACACCTAACCAAAAAATGTGATCTGGTAATTAATTAATGGGAAGAGAGAAAAATTGAGTAACTTAACTAGTTACTCATACTATGAGTAACATAACGCATACGAAAATAAAAAAAGTCTATAAGCTAATAAATGAAAGGCTCATGTTACTAATTATATGTTAATATTCACTATGAAGATAATAACTCAGACTATCAACATATGCGCGTTACTACTCTATATATGTTACTCTGTGTTGTGAGTAGTTTAAGGGGTTTAGCTTTATCCGGACGTTTTTGTGTGGTTTGAGAGTTTTGATTGGGTTGAATTTTCGTGAACGGTCAACCGAACGACTTGTAGACTGGTATAAGGGATCtgattgtagatgctctaaaggtGATCGAGTAACTGCACACACTGCGACGACTGGACTTTCTGTTTCATATTGTGCCGACATGGATGCAAGAACGACGTTTCTGGTGTTAAAAAACTCTTACGTAGCAGTATATTACGCTTTCAATTTCGTCTTATATGTATTCTCGGTTTCGCGCTCCGTCTGAGTCAGCAGCAGCTTTGGACCTGTCATTTACGTTGGACCAATCGGACGACATCGTTGCCAGCCAGTCATTGAGCTGGCCGCGACGGAGACAAGCTAGACCTCCATGAGCACGCGTACACATCGTACGTAAGTGCGTACGCCGATCCGTACGCACTGCaattttgttcttcttgttcaCGTCTAGTAGGACGAAAACCGGATGGGATACTGTGATGGCACGACACTTgcttaagagcaactccaaccagcCGATTTAAAAGGACGCGTGCTTTGTTTGTTTCTTGTTCGTGTGGATCGATTTATTCATCCTATCTATACATCAATatttatatctatatctatacatCTATACATCTTATCTTACCCCTACTAATAAAACAAATGGTGTTTCTTCCGTACGTCATTCAAATTACctttaaagttgactaaaattacccaccaatgccagtcATAAAAAACATTTCAAATAAGAAAATATTCAGTCTGGGCCggccatgtaggcacctcctatattacggtctaggcgttggaaaaagatgcagcacacctgtttgggccggcccatgcacgggcacctgtttttttagtttattttttttatttttttactagcaaaagggcccatgcgttgcaacgtgagaaagaaataccacacggtacacgctcttaatttataaaaaatgtctataatttgagaatttatagttacgatacaaataaagatggtcttattctataaaaatgcagttcaaaatttcacgggtcttctattttaacacggcttgcatttgatttaatacgtacaaagaatcagtcaagtgaccttcagtttcatctttaatcctgattttgttgacgtgtttatccacaacccggatgagtaccggtatgaaagaaagacgaaacttatttattaagattgcaccctagatagtatttttattaaacgtttaacagttaaaataatatcatatttaaattctacatatttttctaatcaaattccatgtataatatgttaaatttggagttacagtttaaaagatatgagtatttttaaaaatatttcatatatactacgagtttaatgtcataaacagtaagcacttttttgtaaaatcacctcggtgggttttccgacggaagcgatagcctctttattattgggTAAAGATTtccagttccattttgtttttctactttaaataatttagaacttcaaacaacttttctcaattttaagaaactgagaatttcgaaataaaatattcaagaaaatatatatttttttagaattcaaaaactactcataagttttgaaaaatgtttaaactttgggaaaatgtccataaaataaaaaaatcaacgattttaaacaaaagtccgtgtaaaaatcttaaaaacagttcgtgcctctgtttttagtctcattttttattttcgtttttctgttccattttttatgttaaataatttagaactttgaaaaacttttccaatttataaaactgggaattttgaaatgaaagtttgaagaaaatataaaatgtctgtgaattcaaaaaatgctcaggacttttgtaaaaatattcgcatattcagaaaaaatgttcataattttgagaacaatgctagtgaaaacaataaaagttcaggatttttaaaaaaagtttgtgtgttattttttgagtgcaattgaaaaaaatgtttgctaatttaaAAAATGCtcgtgcatttcaagaaatgtcctaaaattttaaagacaatatgatcagcatcattgaagattataattgtttttctcccgttgcaacgcacgagtcCTTTTGCTAGTACTAATAAACCAcatattgcttctgtggtacgttATTAAATTTGCCCCTAAAGTTCGTCAAAATTACCCATCAATGCCACCCGTAAGTGACAAAAACGATTCATTTTCTGAACTTCGATTCGGCTCTTTCTTTCTAATTCTAAAAGATGCGGTTCCTGTATTTTATCACAAGCACAAGGGTAGCACAACCGTTTGGGTGCACGCTGTCCTAGCATAGAGACCCAGGTTCGATCCTTCAACCCCCTTTCCTTTTTGTTCTTCTATTtcacactttttcttcttttttttctcttttgccttTATTTTGATAAACTTTACACAAATGTTAATCATGGATTAAAgaaatgtcaaatttgtagacaAAAAAGTTCCCATATATACAAAAAAAAGTACATTGCATATGGacaataaataatatatttttcctttattttgatgtcacacgcaaaaaaatgtttctaatgtataaaaaatatacaatgttGTTTATACAAGCTTTACGTAAAGAAATGGCTTAGCTTTGATTTTTATATATATAaaatgttttgctaattattttttTAAGAATATCGATATTGATGCGCAACATGGAACATTTGGTATGCATGGATTAAAGAAATTTCAAATTTATAGACAAAAAAAGTTCTCATATATTAAAAAAACATACAGTGCATATAGACAACAAATAATATatattttctttattttgatGTCACACGCAAAAAAATGTTTCTaatgtatacaaaatatacaatgTTGTTTATACAAGCTTTATGTAAAGAAATGAGTTAgctttgatttttcatatatataaactgttttgctaattattttttTAAGAATATCGATATTGATGCGCAACCTGGAACATTTGGTATGCATGTACTTACAAATTGATTGTTTTCGATGGAGCTGTTTAATATATTTGCAATCAAATTAAGACTTCACTTAGATTACAAATGCTAACACATATATCAGCAAGATAAAAATAATGTTCTTATGCATACGCTATCATTAACTAACACAACATACTTTGCCATTTTCATCATAATTCAaataatgttcatgcatttcaagaaatgtcctaaaatttaagAACATAATCTGATTATCACAATTGGAGATTAAGATTTTTTTTATctcattgcaacgcacgggctttttGCTATTTTATAAAAGGATCGATCATGTGTTCAACGTAGCGATTCATTTTTGTTTGAACGTAATATTTCTTTTGTTGCATAAAGGAAAAGGCTCGTGACAATAGTTCATGTCAGCTATCATGCCAACGCCAGGAGTTTACGTCCAGTGACCGGCATATATATTAATTGAAGGACGAATTCATGCTTTTTAGCTTTGAAGAGGTCTCTTAATTAATATGCGTTTTTACTAGTTGAGAAAGAAATAATGTGATTGCTTCCCTCTTCAATTGAATTTCCTTTTCCTATCCAATCTAAGTGTGTCTAGATTGCAGTGCATCTTCTAAGATGTATAATGCACcgagacggaggaagtacatcCGCAAATAATTTATTATGACGCAATGGTCAATCGTTGTAGTACACCAATGTGCTCCATGACAGGCTGCCTGAACTGCTAGAGCTAGCTGGTGATCCATGGAAGTGCGTTGCCTTTTACACCGCTAGATCTGGGAGAAACTTATGCAGTAGCAAACTCATCCATTTCACTAACATGAGGCGAACCTTGCGGCTTACATGCCGATCATCAAGACCTCAAAATCCCTAGCAAAATCCCTAGcaaaagaagtggaagaagaagatccaTTGCAGCTACCAGAGCTAGCTAGAAGAACactcacaagaagaagaagaagaaatcagcaGGTCCTAACCTCCAACAAACCCCATGTGACCTCCCTATGTACACCATCCACGCAGGGGCAGACCGGTCAGAACGCAGCAGCTGGCAATTGGCTCTGTCGGTTCACCGATTTCCCAAATTTCCACACTCACGCCCTCCGTCTACGGCAGCCGCAGCGGAACGAGGAGGGTGAAATGAGGGAAGAGAGATGCAAGGCTAGTAGTAGAGGGCGGAGTCGTCGTCGTCGGTGGGCTGGTGGCAGCGGGGGTCGGAGAggccgaggaggaggcggcggaagtTGGCCACGGCGCAGGGGATGCGGAGCGCGCCAGGGTGGCCGTAGCCGTACTCCTGCGCGGCACGGCGGAGCAGGGCCTTGAACGCCGGCCGGCCCAGGAGCTCGGCCCGCACGGCGAAGCGCTCCACggggccgccctcctcgccgacgCACACCGGCACGTGCCCCTCCGGCACCCTCGCGCCGCGGCCGAGCCTCCGCGCGCCGAAGAACGAGGACGACGAGGAAGCGGCCGTGGAGGAGGCCTTGGCGGCCGCGTCGGGCCGGAGCGGCTGGTACGCGGCGGCGGTGGCGCTGCACGCGTCGGCCGCGGCCACGCGGGAGAGCCGTCTGAGAAGGCGCTTCATGTTGCTGGCTTGCTGCTGCTTCGGTCGACGCCGGAGACGTCGAGAACCTTGGAAGCAGCGACGGCGGTGGCGGGTTCTTGGCGAGGGACGACGCTAGAGTTGAGAAGACGGCAAGGTGTTTGTACTGAGGCGGCCATGGTGGCTCGCCGTTATATAGCGGGAGAGCCGCAAGTT harbors:
- the LOC123409393 gene encoding auxin-responsive protein SAUR71-like; the protein is MKRLLRRLSRVAAADACSATAAAYQPLRPDAAAKASSTAASSSSSFFGARRLGRGARVPEGHVPVCVGEEGGPVERFAVRAELLGRPAFKALLRRAAQEYGYGHPGALRIPCAVANFRRLLLGLSDPRCHQPTDDDDSALYY